The nucleotide sequence ACCCTGGTCGTTGTCGTGCTGGCCGGCCTGGGGCTGGGCAGCGCCCTGTACGGCCGGCTCCGCCTCGCGCCGGCCGGTCATCTGGCGGCGTTCGGCGTGCTGGAGCTGCTCATCGGGGTGGGCGGTGCCGCCTCGCTGCTCATCGCGCCCGAGTTGCCGTTCCTGCTCATGCGCTTTTTCCCGGTGCTTCGAGGGGCGTTTGGATGGCAGATCCTCTCGCACTTCGTGCTGGCCGCGCTCATCGCGTTCCTGCCCGCCTTGTTGATGGGCGCGACCTTTCCGGCCGTGGTGGGCAGCCTGGCAGGCCCGCTGGCGCGCGTGGGCCGGACGATCGGGACCGCCTACGGCGCCAACACCGTGGGAACCGTTCTGGGGGCCTCGCTGGCCGGGTTCGTCCTCATCCCGGAGGCCGGACTCCGGACGACGATCGTCGTCGGCGTGATGGCCAACCTGATCGCGGGTGGGAGCGTCCTTCTGGCGACGCTGCCCTGGCGGTGGCGCTGGCCCTCGCTCACGCCGGCCGTAGCCGCGCTCGCCATCCTGGTCACGCTGCCGCCCTGGCCGCATGAGATCTTCGCCATCGGGACCGGCTTCTTCGCGCCGATGTTCGCCACCGCCGATGGCCTGGCCAGAGGCGTCGCCGGGCTGGAGCTGCTCTACTATCGGGACGGGATCAACACCACGATTTCCGTCGACCGGGCCGGCGGCCACCTCGTGTATCGCTCCAATGGGAAGACCGACGCCTCGACCTACCCCCGCGACATGGCCAACCAGATCATGCTGGGACACGTGCCGATGCTGCTGCACCCCCGGCCGCGCGACGTGTTCGTGCTGGGCCTGGGAACCGGCGTGACCGCAGCCACGGTCGCCCGCCATCCGGTGCGACGGATCGACATTCTCGAGCTGGAGCCGGCCGCTCTCGAGGCCGCCCGCTTCTTCCAGCCGCAGAATCGGGGGATCCTTCACGATCCGCGCGTGCGCATCTTCCTGGGCGACGGCCGCAACCGGCTGCTCGCCGCCTCGGATCGTTACGACGTCGTGATCTCCGACGCCTCCGATATCTGGGTCGCCGGCGTTGGATCGCTCTTCACCCAAGAGTTTTACGAGACCGTCCGGGCGCGGCTGACCTCCGGGGGCGTCATGGTCCAGTGGCTGCACACGGCCAGCCTGGCCCCGCCGGAGTTCCGGCTGCTCGTCGCGACCTTCCACGCCGTCTTCCCGTACACCGAGATCTGGAGCTCCGGCATAGGCGACGTGATCCTGGTCGGCTCGATCGAGGCCGCCCCCTGGGTGTACGGGCGGCTGGTCGAGCGCTGGAACGGGACCCCCGGTGTGCGCGAGGACCTCCAGTCGATCGGTGTCTGGCATCCCGCCGCGCTGTTCGGGGCCTTCGTGACCGACCGCGACGGCGTTGCGCGCCTCGTGGCGTCGGTGTCCGGCCGGCACACCGACGAGCTCCCGACCCTGGAGTTCGTCACCCCGCGCTCGCTGTACGTGGACACGACCGCGCAGCTCGAGAGCCTCCTCGGGGGACTGCGCCGGGCGTCCTTTCCCCCCATCGAAGGCTTCGACGCCGGGCGCCAGATGGACGCCGAGGCCACCTCCCTGCTGGGATTTGCCTACGCGTCGCAGGGGCGGGTGCCCCTCGGCATCGAGTACATGGAGCGCAGCGTCCAGATGGCGCCGGGGCAGGCGCCCCTGTGGGTGGAGCTAGGTCACCGTTACCGGGAGGTCGGCCGCCGGGCCGAGGCCGAAGCCGCCTACCGGCACGCGCTGGCGATCGATCCGCAGCAGGTCCAGGCCCGCCGGGCCCTGGGCCAGCTGGTCGGAGACGCCGGTCAGGCGGCGGAGGTCACTGGAAGATCTCGTTGAACCGGTTCTTGAGGTTCTTCGACTCCTTCTCGATGTAGCCGTAGTCCACGGTCATCAGCTTCAGCTGCCCGAGCGGGGGATTGCCGGGCGGCGGCTCCACGTCCGACCGGGCCGCGTAGATCCCCTCGCTGGGAAACAGCTTCTGCACGGTGTCGCTGATCATGAACTCGGCCAAAGCCTTGGCGGCATTGGGATGGGAGCTGCCCTTGATGATGGCCGTGGGCGCGGCGATGGCAAAAGCGCCGTCGGTCGGCCAGATGGTCTGGATCTTGTGTCCTGCCTTGCGATCCTTCCACGCGTACTGGTCGGCGCCTTCGGCAGCGATCACGCGCTCGCCGCGCGTCAGCGTGTCGGAGACCTGCTGGTGGCTCTGCACGATCATGATGTCATTGGCCCGGAGCTTGTGGTAGAAGTCCCAGCCGTATTTCTGCGAGAGCGTGCCCACCACCATGAGCTGGATGGCCGTGTAGGACGGATCGGGCATCACCATCAGCCGCTTGTATCTGGGGTCGGTCAGGTCCGTCCAGTTCCGCGGCAGCTCCACGTTCTTGTCACCGCGAGCGATGATGCCGACCAGGTTGAGCCGCTGGGCGATGTGGTAGCCCTGGGGATCCTTCACCTCGTCCCTGATCTTGTCGAAGTTGCGGGGGCGGAAGGACACGAGGAGGCCGCGCTTGATCAGCGCGCTGGCCGCGGCGGGATCGGAGATGGTCATCACGTCGGCGACGACGCGCCGGGCATCGATCTCCTGCAGGAAGCGCCGCAACACGGCCGAGCCGCCGGAGCGGAAGAGCTCGACCTTGATACCGGTCGCGTCCTGGAAGAGGTTGGCGATCTTCTGGGCCGTGGCCACGGGCGTCGACGTGTACCAGGTGACGGCGCCCTCCTTCCTGGCCGCGGCCAGGTCCACGGTGTCCGGCGCGAAGGTCTGAGCCGCCGCGGGTGCGGCCACTGCGACGGCCACCACGAAGGCGACAAGGCCGATCCAGTTCACGCGGTCCTCTCTCTCAGGCGCCCTGGTAGCGCGGCGCCGGCTGGCTGAGGAAGCTGTGCAGGATGTGATAGGCGATCCGAAAGTTCTTCTGATGGAAGCTGGCGTGGGCGATGCCCGGCATCACGGCGAACTGCTTGTCGGGGTTGGGCAGCCGCGCGAAGAACTCCAGCAGGTCCTCGACGCTGGCGATGCCATCGTGCTGCCCGCGCATGATGAGCGTGGGCACGGTGATCCGCGCGGGATCGACCACGGGCAGGTTCGCGCACATGTCCACGTAGGTGCCGGTGGGCACCGAGTCATCGAGAGCCAGGATGGCGTCGGCAAAGGCCTCGACCACCTCGTCGTCGGCCGTCCCCGGATGGTCGCGGGTGAAGATACTGCGCACGAACGCCCGGTCGATGGGGCGCCGGTTCCGCGCCTGGAACTCAGGCAGCCGCTGGCGGCGCTCGGCCAGCGTGGGACTTCCCTTGCCCGTCCACACGAACGCGTCGAGGGCCAGGCGTCGCACCCGCTCGGGCCGGCGCTGGGCGAAGAGGGCCGCGCGCAGGGCGCCCGACGAGATGCCGTAGACGTGGAGCGCCTCCACCCCCCGGGTTTTGGCGATGTAGTCGGCGGCGGCTTCCACGTCGTCGGCCCCGGTGGCGATGTCGGCGTTGATGTCCCGGTGCTTGTCGGACCGGCCGTAGCCCTCCATATCCACGCACCACGTGTCGTAGCCCAGCCGCGCGAAGTGGTCCATGGCCGAGGCGTCGGGCCGTCCGGGAATTCTCAAATCAAAGGTGGGCTGCGAGGCCATGGACGACCCGTGGACCAACAGGAGCGTGCCCCGGGGGCCGGGCGATGCGCCAGCCGCTTTCTCCCACAGGAACAGCTTGATGGAGCCTTTGTGCGTCCAGTGCTCGCGACCGGTGATGGCGGCTTCGGCGGTCATGGGCGACGTCCTCTCGCTCGCGGAGTTGCCCCATACAGTACCCGACTGGCCGGGACAACGCACGCGGTGTGCTACGATCGCCGCCGTGGCCGGGGCCGGCGCCTAGCATGGAGATCGGGCTCTTCACGGAGTTCCAGTGTCCTCCCGGGATGAACGAGGCCCAGGGCTTCGATGAGTCCCTGGAGGAGATGACAACGGCGGAAGCGCTGGGCTTCCATGCCGTCTGGCTGGCCGAGATCCATTTCCAGAAGGGCCGCTCGCTCCTGGCCTCGCCGCTCGTAGTGGCGACCGCCATCGCCCAGCGGACCCGGCGGGTGAAGATCGGCATCGCCGTGCAGGTCCTGCCGCTCAGTCACCCGCTTCGCCTGGCCGAGGACGTGGCCACCGTCGACCATCTCAGCAAGGGGCGGCTGGACCTGGGCGTGGGCCGCAGCGGGCTCCCCGACCACTATCGCGGCTTCAACATCCCCTATCGCGAGAGTCGCGAACGGTTCCAGGAGACGCTCGACGTCATGATCAAGGCCTGGACCGAAGAGCGGTTCACCTACGAGGGCAAGTACTTCCAGTTTCGCGACGTGTGCATCGTACCCAAGCCCCTCCAAAAGCCGCACCCGCCTTTGCGCGTGGCCGCCACGACGCACGAGACGTACGCGCTGGTCGGCCGTATGGGGCTCCCGATCTTCCTCGCCGTCCGCAGCACATCGGTGAGTGACCTCAAGCGGTCCATCGGCAACTACCATGCGGGCTGGCGCGAGGCCGGCCATTCCGGTCGAGGCCAGGTGACGTTGATCGTGCCCGTCTACGTGGCCGACACCGAAGCCCGAGCCCGCGCCGAA is from Candidatus Methylomirabilota bacterium and encodes:
- a CDS encoding fused MFS/spermidine synthase; protein product: MMSDRARPAPPTPRRLLLVLALASGAVSLVYQIVWMRRLVLVFGSATLATSTILVVFLGGLALGAWALGRAADRHATRALAIYGLVEVGIGLYALAIPWVFHGVEELYLTAYSGLERWPGLYVGLQFILSTLAILPPATLMGGTVPLLARGVAGRGDATGGVGTLYGWNTLGAALGAGLATYALLPTIGLRVAVALAAAVNLMVGAVALWLHSWQSGADAAPLRTPAGPESTERGLAGYPLALLLAGFGLSGMAGIGYEIAWTRLLGLVMGSSVYAFGTLVVVVLAGLGLGSALYGRLRLAPAGHLAAFGVLELLIGVGGAASLLIAPELPFLLMRFFPVLRGAFGWQILSHFVLAALIAFLPALLMGATFPAVVGSLAGPLARVGRTIGTAYGANTVGTVLGASLAGFVLIPEAGLRTTIVVGVMANLIAGGSVLLATLPWRWRWPSLTPAVAALAILVTLPPWPHEIFAIGTGFFAPMFATADGLARGVAGLELLYYRDGINTTISVDRAGGHLVYRSNGKTDASTYPRDMANQIMLGHVPMLLHPRPRDVFVLGLGTGVTAATVARHPVRRIDILELEPAALEAARFFQPQNRGILHDPRVRIFLGDGRNRLLAASDRYDVVISDASDIWVAGVGSLFTQEFYETVRARLTSGGVMVQWLHTASLAPPEFRLLVATFHAVFPYTEIWSSGIGDVILVGSIEAAPWVYGRLVERWNGTPGVREDLQSIGVWHPAALFGAFVTDRDGVARLVASVSGRHTDELPTLEFVTPRSLYVDTTAQLESLLGGLRRASFPPIEGFDAGRQMDAEATSLLGFAYASQGRVPLGIEYMERSVQMAPGQAPLWVELGHRYREVGRRAEAEAAYRHALAIDPQQVQARRALGQLVGDAGQAAEVTGRSR
- a CDS encoding extracellular solute-binding protein is translated as MNWIGLVAFVVAVAVAAPAAAQTFAPDTVDLAAARKEGAVTWYTSTPVATAQKIANLFQDATGIKVELFRSGGSAVLRRFLQEIDARRVVADVMTISDPAAASALIKRGLLVSFRPRNFDKIRDEVKDPQGYHIAQRLNLVGIIARGDKNVELPRNWTDLTDPRYKRLMVMPDPSYTAIQLMVVGTLSQKYGWDFYHKLRANDIMIVQSHQQVSDTLTRGERVIAAEGADQYAWKDRKAGHKIQTIWPTDGAFAIAAPTAIIKGSSHPNAAKALAEFMISDTVQKLFPSEGIYAARSDVEPPPGNPPLGQLKLMTVDYGYIEKESKNLKNRFNEIFQ
- a CDS encoding alpha/beta fold hydrolase, with product MTAEAAITGREHWTHKGSIKLFLWEKAAGASPGPRGTLLLVHGSSMASQPTFDLRIPGRPDASAMDHFARLGYDTWCVDMEGYGRSDKHRDINADIATGADDVEAAADYIAKTRGVEALHVYGISSGALRAALFAQRRPERVRRLALDAFVWTGKGSPTLAERRQRLPEFQARNRRPIDRAFVRSIFTRDHPGTADDEVVEAFADAILALDDSVPTGTYVDMCANLPVVDPARITVPTLIMRGQHDGIASVEDLLEFFARLPNPDKQFAVMPGIAHASFHQKNFRIAYHILHSFLSQPAPRYQGA
- a CDS encoding LLM class flavin-dependent oxidoreductase, which produces MEIGLFTEFQCPPGMNEAQGFDESLEEMTTAEALGFHAVWLAEIHFQKGRSLLASPLVVATAIAQRTRRVKIGIAVQVLPLSHPLRLAEDVATVDHLSKGRLDLGVGRSGLPDHYRGFNIPYRESRERFQETLDVMIKAWTEERFTYEGKYFQFRDVCIVPKPLQKPHPPLRVAATTHETYALVGRMGLPIFLAVRSTSVSDLKRSIGNYHAGWREAGHSGRGQVTLIVPVYVADTEARARAEPEASTMHFFRTIADQLARGGVEREADAARLGRLTYDEVQQELVVYGTAEAVAARLQELREDLGYSALSVWMNVGGLIPHERVLGSMRRFAERVIPRLS